From a region of the Vaginimicrobium propionicum genome:
- a CDS encoding CueP family metal-binding protein, producing the protein MKKITRLVAAPLVTVLALGFVGCSGDQSKVNGSTAEQNPSATSEATDPKVSKFLEDHGFDGMPVAYIIDKLEKDNTGDRENGPEGIVESGYLKLSDGQDEVSVPITDGYYLAIAPYTDNPFECTTHNLATDQGELANREMHFTLTDDGGQTLVDESLTTYDNGFIGFWLPKDKTGKITVTSEGKTGSADFSTTKDSPTCIGNLQLS; encoded by the coding sequence GTGAAGAAGATAACGCGACTCGTAGCCGCCCCACTGGTCACCGTCTTAGCTTTAGGGTTTGTCGGCTGCTCAGGTGACCAATCTAAGGTCAATGGCTCGACTGCTGAGCAGAACCCATCCGCCACCTCTGAGGCTACTGATCCTAAGGTGTCAAAATTTCTCGAAGATCACGGATTTGATGGCATGCCGGTGGCATACATAATCGACAAGCTAGAAAAGGATAATACGGGCGACCGCGAGAACGGGCCGGAAGGCATCGTCGAATCTGGGTATTTGAAGTTGTCAGATGGCCAAGATGAAGTATCCGTACCGATCACTGATGGTTACTACCTGGCGATAGCACCGTATACGGATAACCCATTCGAATGCACAACACACAACCTCGCCACCGATCAAGGGGAATTGGCGAATCGTGAAATGCATTTCACCCTAACTGATGACGGTGGACAAACTCTTGTCGACGAGTCCTTAACCACCTATGACAACGGGTTTATTGGTTTTTGGCTACCGAAAGATAAAACCGGCAAAATAACAGTGACCTCAGAGGGTAAAACTGGCTCAGCAGATTTTTCTACCACCAAAGACTCTCCCACTTGTATAGGGAATCTGCAGCTTAGCTAG
- a CDS encoding exodeoxyribonuclease III encodes MRIASINVNGIRAATRRGFSDWLKDCRPDVVALQEMRCQPEQLPQVFDDYYLSMDAGTLPGRNGVAIMTHQRLKGVRTWSGRYWRQDPGQLGSFDQVSDGVQLDEELTPFAKSGRWIEVNLGEKNLCIASLYLPKGDTPFTKATGGEKEKVMARYERKMAFLKGFNRQLAVSRENALSGGREFLVMGDFNIAHTELDLKNWRANRKSSGFLLEEREWFSTILHPETLVDVTRLLHPDEPGPYSWWSWRGQAYTNNAGWRIDYHLATPNLASSATRAWVDSSTDYNSRLSDHSPVLVEYNI; translated from the coding sequence ATGCGAATCGCCTCCATAAACGTTAATGGAATCCGAGCCGCCACCCGCCGAGGTTTCAGCGACTGGCTAAAGGATTGTCGTCCAGATGTGGTAGCACTGCAAGAAATGCGTTGCCAACCTGAGCAACTACCGCAAGTTTTTGACGATTACTACTTGAGCATGGACGCTGGCACACTGCCGGGAAGAAATGGGGTGGCGATCATGACCCACCAACGGCTGAAGGGGGTGCGCACTTGGAGCGGGCGGTACTGGCGTCAAGATCCTGGCCAGCTAGGCTCTTTCGACCAGGTGAGCGATGGTGTGCAGCTGGACGAAGAGCTAACCCCTTTCGCTAAATCCGGGCGCTGGATTGAAGTTAATTTGGGCGAGAAAAACCTGTGTATAGCAAGCCTTTATTTACCGAAAGGTGACACCCCCTTCACTAAGGCAACCGGTGGTGAAAAAGAGAAAGTCATGGCTCGCTATGAACGCAAAATGGCTTTCCTAAAGGGGTTTAATCGGCAGTTAGCGGTTAGCCGCGAAAATGCGCTATCTGGTGGACGCGAGTTTCTGGTGATGGGAGACTTCAATATCGCCCACACTGAATTAGATTTGAAGAATTGGCGAGCTAATCGTAAATCTTCAGGATTTTTACTCGAAGAACGCGAGTGGTTTTCAACTATCCTGCACCCAGAAACTTTGGTGGACGTCACCCGCCTTCTTCATCCCGACGAACCAGGCCCCTACTCGTGGTGGAGCTGGCGCGGGCAGGCTTATACCAATAATGCAGGTTGGCGCATTGACTATCACCTGGCCACCCCAAACCTAGCTAGCTCGGCAACTCGAGCCTGGGTAGATAGCAGCACGGACTACAACTCGCGACTATCCGACCACAGCCCCGTCCTAGTCGAATACAACATTTAA
- a CDS encoding enoyl-CoA hydratase/isomerase family protein, with amino-acid sequence MSITYRVSQSVARLTLNRPNAINALSAPMLTRIAELFDEWASNKQVASVEITGAPGRGYCAGADVKALYEQVKERGGEAIVEFLELEYHVDAVLANFEKPLVARLFGISMGGGLGLVMHRGAGLKPGRRIANPNLRYAMPEVGIGLWPDVGLTYELARSPGQLGTHLAMTGLTIDASSALYAGLIDEVSGGTDPQESALAKDQTWIDECYGYDNPATILQALAQHADPRARQTADLLAGRNPLSVAVALEAVRRAAKATSVEQVLAQDLALGRAWARKPQDFVEGVRAQLVDKDRNPKWSLPSLDRVDPAMVAAQFDA; translated from the coding sequence ATGAGCATTACATATCGAGTAAGCCAGTCAGTAGCTAGATTGACGTTGAATCGTCCAAACGCAATAAATGCGTTGAGCGCCCCAATGCTAACTAGAATTGCTGAACTTTTTGATGAGTGGGCTAGCAATAAACAGGTTGCCAGCGTCGAAATTACTGGTGCGCCAGGGCGCGGCTATTGCGCTGGCGCCGACGTTAAAGCACTTTATGAACAAGTTAAGGAACGTGGCGGTGAGGCAATCGTCGAATTCCTAGAGTTGGAATATCACGTTGATGCAGTCCTAGCCAATTTTGAAAAACCACTAGTGGCTAGGCTGTTTGGAATATCAATGGGTGGGGGACTAGGGCTTGTCATGCACCGTGGTGCAGGTCTTAAACCAGGTCGACGAATCGCTAACCCTAACCTGAGATACGCAATGCCAGAGGTCGGTATCGGGTTATGGCCAGATGTTGGTCTCACCTATGAATTAGCTCGTAGTCCAGGGCAGTTAGGCACCCACCTAGCGATGACTGGCCTAACCATTGATGCCTCCTCGGCGCTATATGCCGGGCTAATCGACGAGGTGAGTGGCGGAACAGACCCGCAAGAATCTGCGCTAGCTAAAGATCAAACCTGGATTGACGAATGCTATGGCTACGACAATCCAGCGACCATTCTTCAAGCTTTGGCTCAACATGCTGACCCAAGAGCTAGGCAAACAGCTGATTTACTGGCCGGCCGTAACCCGTTATCGGTTGCCGTGGCTCTAGAAGCCGTCCGCAGAGCCGCAAAGGCTACGTCGGTTGAGCAAGTGTTAGCTCAAGACCTAGCTTTAGGCAGGGCTTGGGCTAGAAAACCACAAGATTTTGTGGAAGGAGTGCGCGCCCAGCTTGTCGACAAAGACCGCAACCCAAAGTGGTCGCTGCCCAGTCTTGATCGCGTAGATCCGGCGATGGTCGCCGCCCAATTTGATGCCTAG
- the mptB gene encoding polyprenol phosphomannose-dependent alpha 1,6 mannosyltransferase MptB: MVASIAPVLEHVRHAWQGPSVCRGFLGSALIALGTTSAAYLPRSTPIWRALDHIHATGMPFRIAGTLVTFAGLLLLVDAWFRLRPRTKLVGEYDAYLDIRHWAILLIWALPFLFSPPVFSHDAYSYAAQGWLIVNGINPYEAGPAVLPGSFADQVSWIWRNTPAPYGPLSLQIQALLVIISGYNPYLAAILQRIPALVGVALISYFVPRVCRQVKADPAFGAWFVVLNPLLLIDYVGGCHNDSLMVGLIVLAVWVAGLTNTDSGGRLGKIGVKIQPYWWLVAAVIVGLGTAIKQPALLTAYALPLIARPWQNMKPREVVVVTIRALASFGVAIASFVLISWASGLGFGWLNAVNVPGQVVTVAPFSLIGHGVQALINLTAIDPGGRAAIVIAKQVGVAVAGLVVSYLAVTMARRRPHAFLAWSYLTVAACLPALRSWYLLWGGAAIPWAKPQPKVVNYACATTLVLLCYDGINMAWRNDSIALGVALGGGVYWLARNYLWRRAQNRKVDK; encoded by the coding sequence ATGGTTGCCTCAATAGCTCCGGTGCTTGAGCATGTTCGTCATGCTTGGCAAGGGCCTAGCGTGTGCCGCGGGTTTTTGGGCAGTGCATTGATAGCTTTAGGCACCACCTCTGCCGCCTATCTGCCGCGTTCCACCCCAATTTGGCGTGCTCTGGATCATATTCATGCCACTGGAATGCCATTCAGAATAGCTGGCACGTTAGTTACTTTCGCCGGGCTATTGCTGCTAGTGGACGCCTGGTTCAGGCTTCGTCCTCGAACAAAACTTGTTGGCGAGTACGACGCTTACCTAGATATTAGACATTGGGCAATTCTGCTGATTTGGGCGTTACCGTTTTTATTTTCTCCACCAGTGTTTAGCCATGATGCCTATTCCTATGCCGCTCAAGGTTGGTTAATCGTTAACGGCATAAATCCGTACGAGGCTGGCCCAGCTGTCCTACCCGGCAGCTTCGCAGACCAAGTCTCGTGGATCTGGCGTAACACTCCAGCTCCCTATGGGCCGTTAAGTCTGCAAATACAAGCGCTATTGGTGATTATCAGCGGTTACAACCCTTATTTAGCGGCAATTTTGCAGCGCATTCCGGCTTTGGTTGGGGTGGCGTTGATTAGCTATTTTGTGCCGCGAGTCTGTCGACAGGTGAAGGCAGATCCCGCTTTTGGTGCTTGGTTCGTGGTGCTAAACCCATTGCTGCTAATCGACTATGTCGGCGGGTGCCACAATGATTCGCTGATGGTTGGGTTGATTGTCTTGGCAGTTTGGGTGGCTGGTTTAACCAACACGGATTCAGGTGGACGACTAGGTAAAATTGGTGTCAAGATACAGCCTTACTGGTGGCTCGTCGCTGCCGTCATTGTTGGTTTGGGAACAGCGATTAAACAGCCCGCACTACTGACCGCCTATGCGCTACCGTTAATCGCCCGCCCATGGCAGAACATGAAACCGCGCGAGGTGGTAGTCGTCACCATCCGCGCGCTGGCCAGTTTCGGGGTTGCGATTGCGTCTTTCGTCTTAATCTCTTGGGCTAGCGGCTTAGGCTTCGGTTGGTTAAATGCGGTAAATGTTCCAGGTCAAGTCGTTACAGTCGCCCCGTTTTCGCTAATTGGGCACGGAGTTCAAGCCCTAATTAACCTCACTGCCATAGATCCTGGCGGCAGAGCCGCCATCGTTATCGCTAAACAGGTGGGAGTCGCGGTGGCTGGACTGGTGGTTTCCTATCTAGCAGTAACGATGGCTAGACGGCGCCCACACGCTTTCTTGGCGTGGAGTTATTTAACGGTTGCTGCCTGCTTGCCAGCGTTACGTAGCTGGTATCTGTTGTGGGGTGGAGCCGCGATTCCATGGGCGAAACCGCAGCCGAAAGTGGTCAACTATGCGTGTGCTACCACTTTGGTATTGCTGTGCTATGACGGCATAAATATGGCTTGGCGTAATGATTCCATAGCCTTAGGGGTCGCATTAGGTGGCGGCGTCTATTGGCTGGCGAGAAATTATCTTTGGCGTCGCGCCCAAAACCGAAAGGTCGACAAATGA
- a CDS encoding M13 family metallopeptidase, whose translation MTVSALELDNFDNSISPCDDLFRHANGAWLDRTEIPPDYGSWGAFHVLHELSEKRVNEIITQQDGEKGSESKKIADLYASFMNVKKIAELGIKPITDLVAKVDEITNIKQLCQYFGWAIRYGLDAPFDWDPDADPGNPKRYIMMIGQGGISLPDEEYYRLDQHAKIRESFLSHVQKMFELCGIDPAQAQLVVDLETQIASFHWDKVRTRDLVEMYCLQTWDEFVAQMPQFDQEAFLAGAKVPREVLAEVVNAQRTFPASLNSLLDESHLASWRAWCRWHIIDSLASFGPDSLVEQNHDFYGRTLNGIPQLKPRFKRATMMVQSAMGEAVGKIYVQQFFPPETKARADELVANLLEAYRRSISELDWMSEATRQEALTKLDKFVPKIGYPNKWRDYSKLAISSDDLVANVLNINSFSLDWDIEQLSKPVDPDEWLMYPQTVNAYYHPLRNEIVFPAAILQPPFFNPDADDAVNYGGIGAVIGHEIGHGFDDAGSTCDGDGKLRDWWQDADRKAFKERTSALVNQYNELHPSQAPEVHVNGELTLGENIGDLGGLSIAYLAWLIATGQDDGKPAPEPIDGLTGVQRFFLGFAQVWAGKSRPESMREQVATDPHSPAEFRCNQTVRNVPAFHDAFGVKDGDKMWLAPEQRVKIW comes from the coding sequence GTGACTGTTTCAGCTCTTGAACTAGATAATTTCGATAACAGTATTTCGCCTTGCGATGATCTGTTCCGTCACGCCAATGGGGCTTGGTTGGATCGTACTGAAATCCCACCCGACTATGGGTCTTGGGGAGCTTTCCATGTCTTGCATGAACTCTCAGAGAAGCGAGTGAACGAGATTATTACCCAACAGGACGGTGAAAAAGGCAGTGAATCGAAGAAAATTGCCGACCTGTATGCGTCTTTTATGAATGTGAAGAAAATAGCAGAGCTTGGGATCAAACCAATCACTGATTTGGTTGCCAAGGTCGACGAAATTACTAATATCAAACAGTTGTGTCAATACTTTGGTTGGGCTATTCGCTATGGGTTGGATGCGCCTTTTGATTGGGATCCTGATGCTGACCCCGGCAACCCGAAACGCTACATCATGATGATTGGCCAAGGTGGTATTTCCTTGCCAGACGAGGAATATTACCGTCTTGACCAGCACGCCAAAATTCGTGAATCTTTCCTGTCTCACGTGCAAAAAATGTTCGAGTTATGCGGTATAGACCCCGCTCAAGCCCAGCTCGTGGTGGATTTAGAGACGCAAATCGCCAGTTTTCACTGGGATAAAGTGCGCACCCGCGATCTAGTGGAAATGTATTGTTTGCAAACCTGGGACGAGTTCGTTGCCCAGATGCCGCAATTCGACCAGGAGGCTTTCCTAGCTGGCGCCAAGGTGCCTAGAGAAGTGTTAGCTGAAGTAGTTAACGCTCAGCGAACTTTCCCAGCCAGTTTGAATAGTCTGCTGGACGAGTCCCACTTAGCCTCCTGGCGAGCCTGGTGCCGCTGGCATATCATCGATTCTCTGGCTAGCTTTGGGCCTGATTCGCTTGTGGAGCAAAATCATGATTTTTATGGTCGAACGCTAAATGGTATTCCTCAGCTAAAACCGCGTTTCAAACGCGCCACTATGATGGTTCAATCCGCTATGGGAGAGGCCGTCGGGAAAATCTATGTGCAGCAGTTTTTCCCGCCGGAGACGAAGGCTAGAGCCGACGAGCTAGTCGCTAATCTGCTGGAGGCTTATCGACGCTCAATCAGCGAATTGGATTGGATGAGCGAAGCCACCCGCCAGGAGGCGTTGACGAAACTTGATAAGTTTGTTCCCAAAATCGGCTACCCAAATAAGTGGCGCGACTATTCAAAATTAGCGATAAGCAGTGACGATTTAGTCGCCAATGTGCTCAATATCAATAGTTTTAGTTTGGATTGGGATATCGAACAGTTATCAAAGCCAGTAGATCCTGACGAATGGTTGATGTATCCGCAAACCGTGAATGCTTACTATCATCCGCTCAGAAATGAGATCGTTTTCCCGGCAGCGATATTGCAACCTCCGTTTTTTAACCCGGATGCGGACGACGCCGTCAACTATGGCGGTATTGGGGCAGTCATTGGTCACGAGATTGGTCACGGTTTTGATGACGCCGGCTCTACCTGTGACGGGGACGGCAAACTGCGTGATTGGTGGCAGGACGCTGACCGTAAAGCTTTCAAAGAGCGCACTAGCGCTCTCGTCAATCAGTACAACGAGTTACACCCAAGTCAAGCCCCAGAAGTTCATGTTAATGGCGAGCTGACTTTGGGGGAAAATATCGGCGACTTGGGTGGGCTGTCCATAGCCTACTTGGCCTGGCTAATTGCTACTGGCCAAGACGACGGTAAACCTGCCCCCGAACCGATTGACGGCTTGACCGGCGTTCAGCGTTTCTTTCTAGGTTTTGCCCAAGTGTGGGCCGGTAAATCTCGCCCAGAATCCATGCGGGAGCAAGTAGCTACTGACCCACATTCACCGGCTGAGTTTAGATGTAACCAAACGGTGCGAAACGTGCCGGCTTTTCATGACGCTTTTGGTGTCAAAGACGGCGACAAAATGTGGCTTGCCCCCGAACAGCGCGTCAAAATTTGGTAG
- a CDS encoding polyprenyl synthetase family protein, with amino-acid sequence MTLGSETFDERLSRQLDIVDQRLHQVIVSENPFVTEAAGHLIGAGGKRFRPGLVLACADFGGAVDESKLISGAMVMELTHVASLYHDDVMDEAQLRRGGPSGNAKYGNSIAILVGDYLFSKASSLVTELGVKFVALQADTFAQLVTGQIAETIGPAKGEDPIAHHMKVLEGKTGSLIRTSCLVGAMVANADDAVLRALSEYGAKIGLVFQLSDDLIDITSDTTGKTPGTDLREGIPTLPTLLLDASKDPADQELARRIHSDLSDDAKLAEVLAELRANPVIGQARKRIVAIADEARKAIADLPEGQAKSALLRLCDEVVARSS; translated from the coding sequence GTGACTTTGGGGTCGGAAACTTTTGATGAGAGATTGAGCCGTCAGCTCGACATTGTTGATCAACGGCTCCATCAGGTGATTGTTAGCGAGAACCCTTTCGTCACCGAAGCTGCTGGTCATTTAATTGGAGCCGGCGGGAAACGCTTTCGCCCAGGTCTCGTGTTAGCTTGTGCAGATTTTGGTGGAGCAGTAGACGAATCCAAATTGATTAGCGGTGCCATGGTCATGGAACTAACCCATGTGGCCTCGCTTTACCACGATGATGTCATGGACGAAGCCCAGCTTAGGCGGGGCGGTCCGAGTGGCAACGCTAAATATGGCAACTCCATCGCGATTTTGGTTGGCGACTATTTATTTTCCAAAGCCTCTAGCCTAGTGACTGAGCTTGGAGTTAAATTCGTCGCTCTGCAAGCAGATACTTTCGCTCAGCTGGTTACTGGACAGATAGCCGAAACCATCGGCCCAGCCAAAGGTGAAGACCCGATAGCCCACCACATGAAAGTCTTGGAGGGCAAGACTGGTTCCTTGATAAGAACGTCATGTCTGGTTGGGGCGATGGTCGCCAATGCTGACGATGCGGTGTTGAGAGCGCTTAGCGAGTATGGAGCCAAAATCGGTTTAGTATTCCAGCTCTCCGATGACTTGATAGATATCACCTCGGATACCACCGGTAAAACGCCCGGTACAGATTTGCGTGAGGGCATACCCACACTGCCAACTTTGTTGTTGGATGCCTCTAAAGACCCAGCAGATCAGGAATTGGCCAGAAGAATTCATTCTGATTTAAGCGATGATGCGAAGTTAGCTGAAGTGCTGGCTGAGCTGCGCGCTAATCCGGTTATTGGCCAGGCGAGAAAGCGAATCGTTGCCATTGCTGACGAGGCTAGGAAGGCGATCGCTGATTTACCAGAAGGGCAAGCAAAAAGTGCTTTGCTACGCCTGTGCGACGAAGTGGTCGCCAGAAGTTCCTAG
- the nuoN gene encoding NADH-quinone oxidoreductase subunit NuoN produces the protein MQEMLDSFIPAAPVLLVLLGGVVSVALEFILPRTVRPIAQITLSVAVLLGAACWTVANWLSGYTDFAALGSLAVDGPAWIVWSMLLIFGLMSALLFAERRANGGLSAFVASAAAIPGSQDERQAVAERREHTEVFGLLLLAIAGMMIFSAANDILTMFVGLEVFSLPLYVMCGLARRRRLLSQEAAMKYFLLGSLSSALFLYGVALIYGYSSGFGLTNILLATRFEPQSPYLLVAGLALVCVGVLFKMGAVPFHNWMPDVYQGAPTPVTAFMAVCTKIAAVFGLTRLLYVGLGALVLDWQLILSVIAVATMFVGAVIGLIQGDVKRLLAYSAVAHAGFLIVGITGAVTTANGLAEGRVGSVAGLVFYLAAYGFATLGAFAIVTLVQRSGSEATSFKAWAGLGRRNPALAFFMTFFLLSMAGIPLTGGFVGKLLVFVSAWQGGHAWLVGLAVIASVIAAGFYFKVIWLMFGKEPEDADVEVVPAGIGTNLVIWVGALATLILGILPGSFIDLVAQAAELLIRPLS, from the coding sequence ATGCAAGAGATGCTTGATAGTTTCATCCCGGCGGCGCCGGTTTTGCTGGTGCTGTTAGGCGGTGTCGTTTCGGTAGCGTTGGAGTTTATTCTGCCGCGCACTGTGCGTCCGATAGCTCAGATCACCTTGAGTGTTGCCGTTTTATTGGGGGCTGCTTGCTGGACGGTGGCTAACTGGCTATCTGGTTACACCGATTTTGCTGCCCTCGGTTCGCTAGCGGTCGATGGGCCAGCCTGGATCGTCTGGTCGATGCTGCTGATATTCGGCCTAATGTCAGCTCTGTTATTTGCTGAGCGGCGAGCTAACGGTGGCTTGTCTGCATTCGTTGCTTCAGCAGCGGCTATCCCTGGCTCTCAAGACGAACGTCAGGCAGTAGCTGAACGCCGCGAGCACACTGAAGTATTCGGCTTGCTGCTGCTTGCTATCGCGGGGATGATGATCTTCAGTGCAGCCAACGATATTTTGACAATGTTCGTTGGGTTAGAGGTTTTCTCCCTTCCGCTATACGTAATGTGTGGTCTTGCGCGCAGGCGTCGACTCTTGAGCCAAGAAGCAGCCATGAAATATTTCTTGCTAGGCTCGTTATCGTCAGCACTCTTCCTCTATGGTGTGGCGCTGATATACGGTTATTCTTCTGGTTTCGGTTTGACGAATATCCTGCTGGCTACCAGGTTTGAGCCTCAGTCCCCGTATTTGTTGGTTGCTGGTTTGGCGTTAGTGTGCGTTGGTGTGCTCTTCAAGATGGGTGCTGTGCCATTCCACAATTGGATGCCTGACGTCTATCAAGGCGCTCCGACCCCAGTTACCGCTTTTATGGCGGTGTGCACGAAGATTGCTGCAGTATTTGGCCTGACTCGCCTACTCTATGTTGGCTTGGGTGCGTTAGTGCTTGACTGGCAGCTGATTCTATCCGTTATCGCAGTAGCCACTATGTTTGTTGGTGCGGTTATCGGTTTAATCCAAGGTGACGTAAAACGTCTTCTCGCTTACTCGGCAGTTGCTCATGCCGGCTTCCTGATCGTCGGCATAACCGGAGCGGTGACTACCGCCAACGGTTTAGCTGAAGGTCGGGTTGGTTCTGTTGCTGGTCTGGTGTTCTACTTGGCGGCCTACGGTTTCGCCACATTGGGTGCGTTCGCGATCGTTACCTTGGTGCAGCGTTCTGGATCGGAGGCAACTAGTTTCAAAGCATGGGCTGGTCTAGGCCGCCGCAATCCAGCTTTGGCTTTCTTCATGACTTTCTTCCTGTTGTCGATGGCTGGCATACCTTTAACCGGCGGTTTTGTCGGTAAACTGTTGGTCTTCGTATCTGCCTGGCAGGGTGGACACGCCTGGTTAGTTGGCCTGGCAGTTATTGCCTCAGTTATTGCTGCTGGTTTCTACTTCAAAGTTATTTGGTTGATGTTCGGCAAAGAACCTGAGGACGCAGATGTTGAGGTAGTACCTGCAGGTATCGGCACCAATCTGGTGATTTGGGTGGGTGCGTTAGCCACCTTGATCCTAGGCATTTTGCCTGGCTCATTCATCGATCTGGTTGCTCAAGCTGCTGAACTTTTGATTAGACCGCTAAGCTAA
- a CDS encoding NADH-quinone oxidoreductase subunit M, with product MGIPLLTILGLVPLIGGLIALVCRGRVGKYLAFAISLVTLALGLAAFFLQGSNDLSEQLPWIKSIGAYYSLGLDGMAKAMVLLTVVLVPIVLLAEWRLPDEANGSSQSGPRWGAGVFGGLVLIMESFALFVFMATDVLLFYVVFEATLIPMYFLIVGWGGAKAARAAIKFLIFSLAGGLVMLFGVIGVYAVTAGAGNPSFLVADFAPLEPEGALGRWLFAAFFIAFAVKAPMVPVHTWLPDTAEQSNPGATTLLVGVLDKIGTFGMIRLCLGMFPQASKWAATFVLVLAVISILYGAVMAIASSNLLRLVAYTSISHFGFMVLGIFAFTTASLSGSMYYMLAHGFSSALLFLVVGMLVNRRGSAEINAYGGVAQVAPLMAGVFLVGGLATLGLPGTMNFAGEYSIMVGAFARVPWFVVVGVLGTVLAAVYVLWAYQRVFTGEPTVWVNKHITTDLTGLERLVIVPLIALLLIFGFCPKPLTDVVQPVANQSMTSVQMTDPVPGSQGGK from the coding sequence ATGGGAATCCCACTACTGACTATCTTGGGTCTGGTACCCCTGATTGGTGGTTTGATTGCGCTGGTTTGTCGCGGTCGGGTTGGTAAATATCTGGCTTTTGCCATTTCGCTGGTCACGCTGGCGCTTGGTTTAGCCGCCTTCTTCCTACAAGGATCGAACGACTTGAGTGAACAGCTGCCATGGATTAAGTCCATCGGCGCCTACTATTCGTTGGGTCTAGACGGCATGGCTAAGGCAATGGTGCTATTAACCGTTGTCCTGGTGCCGATAGTGTTACTGGCTGAATGGCGGTTACCCGATGAGGCCAACGGTTCCAGCCAATCAGGGCCGCGTTGGGGTGCTGGCGTATTCGGTGGACTAGTGCTGATTATGGAAAGCTTCGCTCTTTTCGTTTTCATGGCAACAGACGTCCTGCTGTTCTACGTAGTCTTTGAGGCGACGTTGATACCGATGTATTTCTTAATCGTCGGTTGGGGTGGCGCAAAAGCCGCGCGTGCAGCGATTAAATTTTTGATCTTTTCGCTAGCTGGCGGTCTGGTAATGCTCTTTGGTGTTATCGGCGTCTATGCCGTGACTGCTGGGGCTGGAAATCCAAGTTTCTTAGTTGCCGACTTTGCTCCACTAGAGCCTGAAGGAGCGCTGGGACGTTGGCTATTTGCTGCCTTCTTTATTGCTTTTGCGGTGAAAGCGCCGATGGTTCCAGTGCATACGTGGCTGCCCGATACAGCTGAGCAATCTAATCCTGGCGCCACCACTTTGCTGGTTGGCGTTCTAGACAAGATCGGCACCTTCGGGATGATTCGGCTATGTCTCGGGATGTTCCCGCAGGCATCAAAATGGGCGGCTACTTTCGTCCTAGTGTTAGCTGTTATTTCGATCCTCTATGGCGCCGTAATGGCGATCGCCTCGTCGAATTTGTTGCGGTTGGTGGCCTACACATCAATTAGCCACTTCGGGTTTATGGTCTTAGGTATATTCGCTTTCACCACGGCATCGCTGAGTGGTTCGATGTATTACATGCTGGCTCATGGGTTCAGCTCAGCGCTACTATTCCTTGTGGTTGGCATGTTGGTCAATCGTCGCGGTAGCGCCGAAATCAATGCCTACGGTGGGGTGGCGCAGGTCGCACCACTTATGGCCGGGGTATTCCTGGTTGGTGGTTTAGCTACCCTCGGTTTGCCGGGCACGATGAACTTCGCCGGTGAATATTCCATTATGGTTGGTGCTTTCGCTCGGGTGCCATGGTTCGTTGTGGTCGGCGTGCTAGGCACAGTGTTGGCTGCCGTCTATGTGCTGTGGGCCTATCAACGGGTGTTTACTGGTGAGCCAACCGTGTGGGTAAACAAACATATAACCACCGATCTAACTGGCTTGGAGCGCTTAGTCATAGTGCCGTTAATCGCGTTGCTGCTGATTTTTGGTTTCTGCCCGAAGCCATTGACAGATGTTGTTCAGCCGGTAGCGAATCAGTCGATGACTAGCGTTCAGATGACAGACCCTGTTCCTGGGTCGCAGGGAGGCAAGTAA